From the genome of Ferrovibrio sp. MS7:
CGCCGCCGTCATATGCGCCAGCGGCGCCAGGTCGCCCGAGGCGCCCACCGAGCCCTTGGCCGGGATACAGGGCAGCAGGCCGAGATTGGCGAAATCCAGCAATCGCTGGATCACCTCCCAGCGCACGCCGGAATGACCGCGCGCCAGGCTGGCGGCCTTAAGCGCCAGGATCAGCCGCACGGCATTGTCTGCCAGCAGCGGGCCGGTGCCAACGGCATGGGAAAGCACCAGGTTGCGCTGCAATTCGGCCAGCTTGTCGTTCGGAATGGCGGCCTGGGCGAGCTTGCCGAAACCGGTGTTGATGCCATAGGCGACGCGGCCCTCGGCGATGATCTTCGCCACCAGGGCGACCGAAGCCTCGACGCCGGCGCGCGCTTCCGGCTTGAGCGCAAGATGCGGCGCCTCGCCCGCAATGCGCCGCCAGTCACTCAGTTTCACCCGGCCCGGCTCAAGCACTAAGTCCGCCATGCCAGTCTCCTCAAATCTGCCCGTCCAGCAATATGCTAGACATGTATAGACAGCCTAGGAACGAGGCCCGGCAGCGTCAAGCGGAGAATGCGGGCAGCGCGTTATGGCCGCATTCCAACAGCATTATCCGGGCAAGAAACTTGCGGTTGCCGCCATGCAATTGCCGCCATTCTGGGCAGCACCGCCGCTTCCATGGGCAGGCAGCACCCTTCATCACTTTGTCGCATTCCACTGCTTCCCCTGATAACGCCTACGCGCCTATGCTGACCGCACGCTGAACTTGCAGCCCGGGGCCATAGGTGCAGCGCATTACGAGCAGAGCCGTATTGAGGGGAAGTCATGTCAACCAGCGCCTTGTCCAACACCAGCATCGGTGGCCGAATCAATCTCGGCTTCGGCATTGTCATCCTGCTGCTCATCGTGGTGGCCGGTACCGGCCTCTACGGTGCCAACAATGCCAGCAACCTGTTCGATTCCTATGACAATGCCTCGGATGCCACCCGCGCCGTGTTCCGCACCGAGCGCGATGTGATCGATATCAGCCGCAATGTGCTGCTCTACACCGACCGCGACAGTGAGGATGGCCTCAACAAGGCCCGTGCCCTGATCAAATCAGTGCCGGAAACCCTGAAAGCGGCGGAAGCGGTATCAAACGCCAAGGACCGCCAGCAGCTCGCCGCGATCCGCGACCAGGTGGACAAGTATGGCGCCGTGCTTGAGGAAGTGGTGAAGGCGCGCGCCGACTATAACGCGATCTTCGCCCGCGAGACCGTGCCGGCCTCGACCAAGCTGCGCCAGATCCTGCCCAAGCTGGTCGACGAAGCCGAGGCGCGCGGCGATTACCAGACCGCCCATCTTGCCACGCGGGTCAACGAGACCCTCGGCAGCATCGGCTCCACCGCCTATCAGTTCCTTTACCGCCCGAAGCCGGAATTGCTGACGCGCACCATGCAGCTCACCAATCAGGTGACCGGCGATGCCGCAATGCTGACCGACCGCCTCAGCCTGGTTTCCAGGGGCGACGTGGCGGACGACATCACCAACGCCACCAAGACCTATGCCGGCAGCCTGGTGCAGGTGATGACCATCATCGGCAAGATCGGTACCGACATGCAGAACCGCATGACTCAGCATGCCTCGGCCGCTATCGAAGTCAGCGTCGCGCTGGCCAAGGAACGCAGCGCCGCGCTGGACGACGACGAAGCCACCATGCACCGCACTCTCGAGGCGACTCTGGTCGTCATCGCACTGGCCGCGCCTGTCGCGCTGGTGGCTGCCGTGGTATTCGCGCTGCTGATCGGCCGCTCGATCCGCCAGCCGGTGCTCAAGCTCACCGAGACAATGGACCAGCTAGCCACCGGCGATTACAGCGCGGTGGTAGCCGGCCTGGAGCGCAAGGACGAGCTTGGCCGCATGGCGCAGTCGGTGCAGGTGTTCAAGAAGAATGGTGAGGATAATGAGCGGCTGCGCCAGCAGGTCGAGCAGGAGCGCCAGCAGCGCGAACGCGACCGCGCCGAGCAGGAAGCCGAACTTGATCGCTCGGTCGGCATGGTGGTGACGGCAGCAGTGGCCGGCGACCTGACCAAGCGCATCGACAGCAGCAACCTCGATGGCGTGATGAAGGGCTTGGCCGATGGCATCAACAACCTCGTCGGCAGCGTTTCGGCGGCTGTCGAGGAAGTTGGCCAGGTGCTGGCCGGCATGGCCGGCGGCGACCTCAAGCGGCGGGTGCGCGGCGAGTATCGCGGCGTGTTCGGTACATTGAAGGACAATGTCAACACCACGCTGGAACAGCTTTCCGGCACCGTGCGTGGCATCGCCGATGGCGCCGCCATGGTCAGCGAAGCCTCGGCGGAAATCTCGTCCGGCAGCCAGGATCTGGCGCAGCGTACCGAATCCCAGGCCGCCAGCATCGAGGAAACGGCGGCGAGCATGCACGAGATCACCGCCACGGTGCGCCAGAATGCCGACAATGCTCAGGCCGCCAACCAGCTCAGCCAGGCGGCGCGCGATGCCGCCGACAAGGGCGGCAGCGTGATGCAGGACGTGGTCAGCGCCATGAGCGGCATCGAAGGTTCGAGCCAAAAGATCGTCGAGATCGTGGCACTGATCGACGAGATCGCCTTCCAGACCAACCTGCTGGCGCTGAATGCCAGCGTGGAAGCGGCACGCGCCGGCGAGGCCGGCAAGGGCTTTGCCGTGGTGGCGCAGGAAGTGCGCGCCCTGGCTCAGCGTTCAGCCAGTGCGTCCAAGGACATCAAGGCGCTGATCGCGGAATCCAACAGCCAGGTAAAGACCGGCGCCAGCCTGGTGAACCAGGCCGGCACGGCGCTCGGCGAAATCGTCAATGCGGTGAAGAAAGTCACCGACATCGTCGCCGAAATCGCCGCCGCCAGCCGCGAGCAGGCCACCGGCCTGGATCAGATCAACACCGCTGTTGCCAGCATGGATGAAATGACCCAGCGCAACGGCGCGCTGGTGGAAGAAACGTCCGCCTCGGCGCAGAGCTTGAGCAATCAGGCCAGCGAACTGGCGCGTCTGGTCGCCTTCTTCCAGATCGAAGGTGGCGGCACGCCGCGCGCTGCCAAGCCGGCGGTGGCGGCCAAGCCGGTGGTAGAAACCAAGGCAGCGCCGGTCGCCAAGCCTGTTGCGGCAGCACCTGCCGCATCAGCGCCCAAGCCCGTGGCAAAGCCTGCCGAGCCAAAGCCGGCGCCGAAGCCGGTGGCCAGGCCGGCCCCCGCGCCCGTTGCCGCCGGTGGCGACGACGACGACTGG
Proteins encoded in this window:
- a CDS encoding methyl-accepting chemotaxis protein; the encoded protein is MSTSALSNTSIGGRINLGFGIVILLLIVVAGTGLYGANNASNLFDSYDNASDATRAVFRTERDVIDISRNVLLYTDRDSEDGLNKARALIKSVPETLKAAEAVSNAKDRQQLAAIRDQVDKYGAVLEEVVKARADYNAIFARETVPASTKLRQILPKLVDEAEARGDYQTAHLATRVNETLGSIGSTAYQFLYRPKPELLTRTMQLTNQVTGDAAMLTDRLSLVSRGDVADDITNATKTYAGSLVQVMTIIGKIGTDMQNRMTQHASAAIEVSVALAKERSAALDDDEATMHRTLEATLVVIALAAPVALVAAVVFALLIGRSIRQPVLKLTETMDQLATGDYSAVVAGLERKDELGRMAQSVQVFKKNGEDNERLRQQVEQERQQRERDRAEQEAELDRSVGMVVTAAVAGDLTKRIDSSNLDGVMKGLADGINNLVGSVSAAVEEVGQVLAGMAGGDLKRRVRGEYRGVFGTLKDNVNTTLEQLSGTVRGIADGAAMVSEASAEISSGSQDLAQRTESQAASIEETAASMHEITATVRQNADNAQAANQLSQAARDAADKGGSVMQDVVSAMSGIEGSSQKIVEIVALIDEIAFQTNLLALNASVEAARAGEAGKGFAVVAQEVRALAQRSASASKDIKALIAESNSQVKTGASLVNQAGTALGEIVNAVKKVTDIVAEIAAASREQATGLDQINTAVASMDEMTQRNGALVEETSASAQSLSNQASELARLVAFFQIEGGGTPRAAKPAVAAKPVVETKAAPVAKPVAAAPAASAPKPVAKPAEPKPAPKPVARPAPAPVAAGGDDDDWKEF